One window of Nicotiana tomentosiformis chromosome 11, ASM39032v3, whole genome shotgun sequence genomic DNA carries:
- the LOC104110270 gene encoding alpha-aminoadipic semialdehyde synthase isoform X1 has translation MFGNGVVGILSEATNKWERRAPLTPSHCARLLHTGVSRIIVQPSTKRVHHDALYEDVGCEISEDLSDCGLILGIKQPKLEMILPDRAYAFFSHTHKAQKENMPLLDKILAERASLFDYELIVGDTGKRLLAFGSFAGRAGMIDFLRGLGLWYLNHGYSTPFLSLGSSYMYSSLAAAKAAVISVGEEIATMGLPAGICPLVFVFTGAGNVSRGAQEIFKLLPHTFVDPRKLSELHETARDLTQSKHPSKRIFQVYGCVTTCQDMVERLNPSKSFDKIDYYAHPEQYGPAFHEKIAPYASVIVNCMYWEKRFPRLLTTKQIQDLMRNGCPLVGICDITCDVGGSIEFINQTSSIDSPFFRYEPSNDSYHFDIEGKGVMCSAVDILPTEFAKEASQHFGDILSHFTGSLASFRNLEELPAHLRRACIAHHGRLTQLYEYIPRMRKSDLEDPSTVLSSSNANGRKYTVLVSLSGHLFDKFLINEALDIIEAAGGSFHLVKCQVGQITSALSYSELEVGAEDKAVLDKIVDSLTSLAYSRNSLGSQNKENNMISLKVGEFQQSITDEKSDAKVLILGAGRVCRPAAELLASIGSMSSGQCLSSITADFEEQNCVQVIVASLYLKDAEEVTEGIPNAKAVQLDITNHESLSSCISQVDVVISLLPPSCHGIVAKSCIELKKHLVTASYVNDSMLKLDEDAKCAGITILGEMGLDPGIDHMMAMKMINQAHAANGKIRSFVSYCGGLPSPAAANNPLAYKFSWNPAGAIRAGWNPAAYRSEGEIIHVEGQRLYDSAAKLRLPDFPAFALECLPNRNSLVYGDLYGVGEEASTIFRGTLRYEGFSQIMGTLAKIGFFCTEPSLILKDGIKPTDRAFLLGLVGIDGQIFPEPVIDEKYITDRILKLGLCKDKDTAVKTAKTIIFLGFQEPTEIPSSCKSPFEVTCLRMEERLAYSNTEQDMVLLHHEVVVDYPDGHAETHRSTLLEMGRTANGKTNMAMSLTVGIPAATGALLLLANKIKANGVLRPIDPEVYEPALDILEAYGFKLLEKIE, from the exons ATGTTTGGAAATGGTGTAGTTGGTATCCTCTCAGAGGCGACGAACAAGTGGGAAAGACGAGCTCCTCTGACTCCTTCACATTGTGCTCGATTGCTGCATACTGGAGTGTCGCGCATCATCGTGCAGCCATCCACAAAGCGTGTTCATCATGATGCTCTCTATGAGGATGTTGGATGCGAGATTTCTGAGGACTTGTCCGACTGTGGTCTCATATTGGGTATCAAACAGCCCAAG TTGGAGATGATTCTTCCTGATAGGGCCTATGCATTCTTCTCACATACTCACAAGGCACAAAAGGAAAATATGCCCTTGTTGGATAAG ATACTAGCTGAAAGGGCTTCTCTGTTCGACTATGAGCTTATAGTTGGAGACACTGGGAAGAGGTTACTTGCGTTTGGAAGTTTTGCTGGTCGAGCTGGAATGATTGATTTTCTACGCGGATTAGGACTGT GGTATCTCAACCATGGCTACTCAACGCCCTTTCTCTCACTCGGCTCATCGTACATGTACTCTTCATTGGCTGCTGCTAAGGCTGCAGTAATTTCTGTTGGCGAAGAGATAGCGACCATGGGGCTTCCAGCGGGAATATGTCCTCTTGTATTTGTTTTCACTGGTGCTGGAAATG TGTCTCGTGGTGCACAAGAAATCTTTAAGCTTCTTCCTCATACATTTGTGGATCCAAGAAAACTTTCAGAACTACATGAGACG GCTAGGGATCTTACTCAATCCAAACATCCATCAAAGAGAATCTTTCAAGTGTATGGTTGCGTAACGACCTGCCAAGACATGGTGGAACGTTTAAATCCTTCAAAATCCTTTGATAAG ATTGATTACTATGCACATCCAGAGCAATACGGACCTGCTTTCCATGAGAAAATAGCCCCTTATGCATCTGTCATAG TAAATTGTATGTACTGGGAGAAGAGGTTTCCTAGGTTGTTGACTACTAAGCAGATTCAAGACCTCATGAGAAATGGATGCCCACTTGTTGGAATCTGTGACATAACATGTGATGTGGGAGGCTCGATCGAATTCATCAACCAAACATCATCAATAGACTCGCCTTTTTTCAG GTATGAACCTTCCAATGATTCATATCATTTTGACATAGAAGGTAAAGGTGTGATGTGTTCCGCTGTTGATATTCTTCCCACCGAGTTTGCAAAAGAG GCATCCCAACATTTCGGAGATATTTTGTCCCACTTTACGGGAAGCTTAGCTTCCTTTAGAAATCTTGAGGAGTTACCTGCACACTTAAGGAGAGCTTGCATAGCCCATCACGGACGTCTTACTCAGTTGTATGAATACATCCCTCGAATGCGGAAATCTGACCTAGA AGACCCTTCAACAGTTCTTTCTAGTTCCAATGCAAACGGGAGGAAATACACCGTTTTG GTATCTCTGAGTGGTCATTTGTTTGATAAATTCCTCATAAACGAAGCCTTGGATATTATTGAAGCAGCAGGTGGCTCCTTCCACTTGGTGAAGTGCCAAGTTGGTCAAATCACAAGCGCTTTGTCATACTCAGAACTGGAG GTTGGAGCTGAAGATAAAGCAGTTTTGGATAAAATAGTTGATTCTTTAACTTCCCTTGCTTATTCAAGAAATTCTTTGGGATCTCAAAACAAGGAAAACAACATGATATCTTTGAAGGTTGGGGAATTCCAACAAAGCATCACAGATGAGAAATCTGATGCAAAGGTCTTAATTTTAGGTGCTGGTCGGGTTTGCAGACCAGCTGCAGAACTTTTAGCATCAATAGGTAGCATGTCATCCGGACAATGCTTATCATCTATAACTGCTGATTTTGAAGAGCAAAATTGTGTTCAAGTGATTGTTGCTTCTTTGTACTTGAAGGATGCGGAAGAG GTTACTGAAGGTATTCCAAATGCAAAAGCAGTTCAGCTTGATATTACGAATCACGAGTCTCTTTCTAGTTGCATCTCACAG GTTGATGTTGTCATCAGCTTACTGCCTCCTAGTTGCCATGGTATTGTAGCAAAATCATGCATTGAG CTGAAGAAACATCTTGTCACAGCTAGCTACGTTAATGATTCTATGTTAAAGCTAGACGAAGACGCAAAATGTGCTGGAATTACTATTCTTGGTGAAATGGGCTTGGATCCAGGAATAG ATCATATGATGGCAATGAAAATGATCAACCAAGCCCATGCAGCAAACGGAAAGATCAGGTCTTTCGTTTCTTACTGCGGTGGTCTTCCCTCTCCAGCTGCGGCCAACAACCCACTAGCTTATAAGTTCAG TTGGAACCCAGCCGGAGCTATACGAGCTGGGTGGAATCCAGCAGCCTATAGATCTGAAGGGGAAATTATTCATGTTGAAG GTCAGAGGCTTTATGATTCAGCTGCAAAGCTTCGTCTTCCTGATTTTCCAGCTTTTGCATTAGAGTGTCTCCCAAATCGCAACTCCTTAGTGTATGGAGACTTATATGGTGTAGGAGAGGAAGCATCAACAATCTTTCGAGGAACTCTACGCTATGAAG GTTTTAGTCAAATAATGGGGACACTTGCCAAGATTGGATTCTTCTGTACAGAACCATCTCTTATTCTTAAAGATGGGATTAAACCCACAGACAGAGCATTTTTgctgggacttgttggaatagacGGACAGATTTTCCCCGAACCAGTAATTGATGAAAAATACATCACTGATAGGATCTTGAAACTTGGGCTTTGTAAAGACAAGGACACTGCAGTTAAGACAGCAAAAACTATAAT ATTTTTGGGATTTCAAGAGCCTACAGAAATACCATCATCCTGCAAATCTCCATTTGAAGTTACGTGCTTGCGCATGGAAGAGAGATTAGCATACTCCAATACAGAGCAG GACATGGTGCTTTTACACCATGAAGTGGTAGTAGATTACCCAGATGGCCATGCTGAAACCCATAGATCCACACTTTTGGAAATGGGGAGGACAGCGAATGGGAAAACCAACATGGCCATGTCTCTTACAGTAGGGATTCCCGCAGCCACTGGAGCTCTG CTATTACTTGCGAACAAGATCAAAGCAAATGGTGTACTAAGGCCTATTGATCCAGAAGTTTATGAGCCAG CACTGGATATTTTGGAGGCATATGGTTTCAAGTTGCTGGAGAAGATTGAATAA
- the LOC104110270 gene encoding alpha-aminoadipic semialdehyde synthase isoform X2 produces the protein MILPDRAYAFFSHTHKAQKENMPLLDKILAERASLFDYELIVGDTGKRLLAFGSFAGRAGMIDFLRGLGLWYLNHGYSTPFLSLGSSYMYSSLAAAKAAVISVGEEIATMGLPAGICPLVFVFTGAGNVSRGAQEIFKLLPHTFVDPRKLSELHETARDLTQSKHPSKRIFQVYGCVTTCQDMVERLNPSKSFDKIDYYAHPEQYGPAFHEKIAPYASVIVNCMYWEKRFPRLLTTKQIQDLMRNGCPLVGICDITCDVGGSIEFINQTSSIDSPFFRYEPSNDSYHFDIEGKGVMCSAVDILPTEFAKEASQHFGDILSHFTGSLASFRNLEELPAHLRRACIAHHGRLTQLYEYIPRMRKSDLEDPSTVLSSSNANGRKYTVLVSLSGHLFDKFLINEALDIIEAAGGSFHLVKCQVGQITSALSYSELEVGAEDKAVLDKIVDSLTSLAYSRNSLGSQNKENNMISLKVGEFQQSITDEKSDAKVLILGAGRVCRPAAELLASIGSMSSGQCLSSITADFEEQNCVQVIVASLYLKDAEEVTEGIPNAKAVQLDITNHESLSSCISQVDVVISLLPPSCHGIVAKSCIELKKHLVTASYVNDSMLKLDEDAKCAGITILGEMGLDPGIDHMMAMKMINQAHAANGKIRSFVSYCGGLPSPAAANNPLAYKFSWNPAGAIRAGWNPAAYRSEGEIIHVEGQRLYDSAAKLRLPDFPAFALECLPNRNSLVYGDLYGVGEEASTIFRGTLRYEGFSQIMGTLAKIGFFCTEPSLILKDGIKPTDRAFLLGLVGIDGQIFPEPVIDEKYITDRILKLGLCKDKDTAVKTAKTIIFLGFQEPTEIPSSCKSPFEVTCLRMEERLAYSNTEQDMVLLHHEVVVDYPDGHAETHRSTLLEMGRTANGKTNMAMSLTVGIPAATGALLLLANKIKANGVLRPIDPEVYEPALDILEAYGFKLLEKIE, from the exons ATGATTCTTCCTGATAGGGCCTATGCATTCTTCTCACATACTCACAAGGCACAAAAGGAAAATATGCCCTTGTTGGATAAG ATACTAGCTGAAAGGGCTTCTCTGTTCGACTATGAGCTTATAGTTGGAGACACTGGGAAGAGGTTACTTGCGTTTGGAAGTTTTGCTGGTCGAGCTGGAATGATTGATTTTCTACGCGGATTAGGACTGT GGTATCTCAACCATGGCTACTCAACGCCCTTTCTCTCACTCGGCTCATCGTACATGTACTCTTCATTGGCTGCTGCTAAGGCTGCAGTAATTTCTGTTGGCGAAGAGATAGCGACCATGGGGCTTCCAGCGGGAATATGTCCTCTTGTATTTGTTTTCACTGGTGCTGGAAATG TGTCTCGTGGTGCACAAGAAATCTTTAAGCTTCTTCCTCATACATTTGTGGATCCAAGAAAACTTTCAGAACTACATGAGACG GCTAGGGATCTTACTCAATCCAAACATCCATCAAAGAGAATCTTTCAAGTGTATGGTTGCGTAACGACCTGCCAAGACATGGTGGAACGTTTAAATCCTTCAAAATCCTTTGATAAG ATTGATTACTATGCACATCCAGAGCAATACGGACCTGCTTTCCATGAGAAAATAGCCCCTTATGCATCTGTCATAG TAAATTGTATGTACTGGGAGAAGAGGTTTCCTAGGTTGTTGACTACTAAGCAGATTCAAGACCTCATGAGAAATGGATGCCCACTTGTTGGAATCTGTGACATAACATGTGATGTGGGAGGCTCGATCGAATTCATCAACCAAACATCATCAATAGACTCGCCTTTTTTCAG GTATGAACCTTCCAATGATTCATATCATTTTGACATAGAAGGTAAAGGTGTGATGTGTTCCGCTGTTGATATTCTTCCCACCGAGTTTGCAAAAGAG GCATCCCAACATTTCGGAGATATTTTGTCCCACTTTACGGGAAGCTTAGCTTCCTTTAGAAATCTTGAGGAGTTACCTGCACACTTAAGGAGAGCTTGCATAGCCCATCACGGACGTCTTACTCAGTTGTATGAATACATCCCTCGAATGCGGAAATCTGACCTAGA AGACCCTTCAACAGTTCTTTCTAGTTCCAATGCAAACGGGAGGAAATACACCGTTTTG GTATCTCTGAGTGGTCATTTGTTTGATAAATTCCTCATAAACGAAGCCTTGGATATTATTGAAGCAGCAGGTGGCTCCTTCCACTTGGTGAAGTGCCAAGTTGGTCAAATCACAAGCGCTTTGTCATACTCAGAACTGGAG GTTGGAGCTGAAGATAAAGCAGTTTTGGATAAAATAGTTGATTCTTTAACTTCCCTTGCTTATTCAAGAAATTCTTTGGGATCTCAAAACAAGGAAAACAACATGATATCTTTGAAGGTTGGGGAATTCCAACAAAGCATCACAGATGAGAAATCTGATGCAAAGGTCTTAATTTTAGGTGCTGGTCGGGTTTGCAGACCAGCTGCAGAACTTTTAGCATCAATAGGTAGCATGTCATCCGGACAATGCTTATCATCTATAACTGCTGATTTTGAAGAGCAAAATTGTGTTCAAGTGATTGTTGCTTCTTTGTACTTGAAGGATGCGGAAGAG GTTACTGAAGGTATTCCAAATGCAAAAGCAGTTCAGCTTGATATTACGAATCACGAGTCTCTTTCTAGTTGCATCTCACAG GTTGATGTTGTCATCAGCTTACTGCCTCCTAGTTGCCATGGTATTGTAGCAAAATCATGCATTGAG CTGAAGAAACATCTTGTCACAGCTAGCTACGTTAATGATTCTATGTTAAAGCTAGACGAAGACGCAAAATGTGCTGGAATTACTATTCTTGGTGAAATGGGCTTGGATCCAGGAATAG ATCATATGATGGCAATGAAAATGATCAACCAAGCCCATGCAGCAAACGGAAAGATCAGGTCTTTCGTTTCTTACTGCGGTGGTCTTCCCTCTCCAGCTGCGGCCAACAACCCACTAGCTTATAAGTTCAG TTGGAACCCAGCCGGAGCTATACGAGCTGGGTGGAATCCAGCAGCCTATAGATCTGAAGGGGAAATTATTCATGTTGAAG GTCAGAGGCTTTATGATTCAGCTGCAAAGCTTCGTCTTCCTGATTTTCCAGCTTTTGCATTAGAGTGTCTCCCAAATCGCAACTCCTTAGTGTATGGAGACTTATATGGTGTAGGAGAGGAAGCATCAACAATCTTTCGAGGAACTCTACGCTATGAAG GTTTTAGTCAAATAATGGGGACACTTGCCAAGATTGGATTCTTCTGTACAGAACCATCTCTTATTCTTAAAGATGGGATTAAACCCACAGACAGAGCATTTTTgctgggacttgttggaatagacGGACAGATTTTCCCCGAACCAGTAATTGATGAAAAATACATCACTGATAGGATCTTGAAACTTGGGCTTTGTAAAGACAAGGACACTGCAGTTAAGACAGCAAAAACTATAAT ATTTTTGGGATTTCAAGAGCCTACAGAAATACCATCATCCTGCAAATCTCCATTTGAAGTTACGTGCTTGCGCATGGAAGAGAGATTAGCATACTCCAATACAGAGCAG GACATGGTGCTTTTACACCATGAAGTGGTAGTAGATTACCCAGATGGCCATGCTGAAACCCATAGATCCACACTTTTGGAAATGGGGAGGACAGCGAATGGGAAAACCAACATGGCCATGTCTCTTACAGTAGGGATTCCCGCAGCCACTGGAGCTCTG CTATTACTTGCGAACAAGATCAAAGCAAATGGTGTACTAAGGCCTATTGATCCAGAAGTTTATGAGCCAG CACTGGATATTTTGGAGGCATATGGTTTCAAGTTGCTGGAGAAGATTGAATAA
- the LOC104110271 gene encoding uncharacterized protein: protein MIRRRSNNWIRPLMAIASTFSVGPKDFQLLSCVKFLSNVTSSSIDLNGGGVGKYPFNNATALRLWGCCSSSSNDSNTSCNNKYVNGFQRAQAFAPSLPLLLHDDAEGASTSNATKPSDTNSNTSNRGSCAGFFNQDLHDKIVVAVDVDEVLGNFVSALNEFIADRYSSYHSVSEYHVYEFFKIWKCSRDEADIRVHEFFKTSYFKTGIHPIPGARQALQKMSRFCNLSIVTSRQNAIKDHTIEWIERHYPGLFQDMHFGNHFALNGQSIAKSDICRSLGANVLIDDNPRYAIECAEAGIKVLLFDYENSYPWSKSESLNGHPMVKKVHNWREVEHQLVSWIVPRNS, encoded by the exons ATGATAAGAAGGAGAAGTAATAATTGGATTCGTCCTTTAATGGCAATAGCATCAACCTTTTCTGTTGGCCCTAAAGATTTTCAGCTTTTGTCATGTGTAAAGTTTTTATCTAATGTTACTTCGTCCTCCATTGATCTAAATGGTGGTGGTGTAGGAAAATACCCTTTTAATAATGCGACGGCTCTTAGGCTTTGGGGCTGCTGTTCTTCTTCTTCTAATGATTCAAATACAAGTTGTAACAATAAGTATGTGAATGGGTTTCAGAGGGCACAGGCTTTTGCTCCATCTCTCCCTCTCTTGCTACATGATGATGCAGAGGGAGCTAGTACTAGTAATGCTACTAAGCCTTCTGATACTAACAGCAATACATCTAACAGAGGAAGCTGTGCTGGATTCTTTAACCAAGATTTACATGACAAAATTGTTGTGGCTGTTGATGTTGATGAag TCCTTGGGAACTTTGTTTCTGCTCTCAACGAATTCATTGCAGATCGTTACTCATCATACCATTCGGTGTCTGAGTATCATGTATATGAATTTTTCAAG ATATGGAAATGCTCAAGAGATGAAG CTGATATCCGTGTCCATGAATTCTTCAAGACCTCTTATTTCAAGACCGGAATTCATCCAATTCCTGGTGCTCGACAGGCTCTTCAAAAGATGTCTAGATTCTGTAACCTGTCAATTGTAAC GTCCCGGCAAAACGCCATTAAAGATCACACAATTGAGTGGATTGAGAGGCATTATCCTGGATTGTTTCAGGATATGCACTTTGGCAATCACTTTGCATTGAATGGGCAGTCTATAGCTAAATCAGATATTTGCAG GTCATTGGGAGCAAATGTTTTGATTGATGACAATCCGAGGTATGCTATCGAGTGTGCGGAAGCTGGAATTAAGGTTCTTCTCTTTGATTATGAAAATTCATACCCATGGTCCAAGAGTGAGTCACTTAATGGGCATCCCATGGTTAAGAAAGTGCACAACTGGAGAGAAGTGGAGCATCAGTTAGTTTCATGGATAGTTCCCAGAAATTCCTGA